ATTTTGATGGATGCATGTTCAAATATTAGAGATAAATTTCTAATTCAATTACTTTGGGAAAGCTCCATACGTATAGGTGAAGCTCTTGCATTATGGCTTGAAGATTTTCAAATTGATGCCGGTAAAATTCATATTAGAGATCGTGGAGAACTTAGTAACCATGCAGAAATAAAGACAGTATGTAGTCCTAGAACTATTGATGTTTCTTCTGACCTCATGAATTTTTATATGGATTATATAGCTGAGTATCATACTGATGAAGTTGATACTAATCATGTATTTATAAAATTTTCTGGAGAAAATAAGTATCAGCCATTGGAATATCAGGATGTTGTTTCACTTTTTAATAGACTGAAAAGCAAGACAGGAATAGATGTTTCACCACATATTTTGAGACATACATCTTTAACAGAACTTCGTAGAGCTGGTTGGAGAGATGAGCATCTTATGAAACGCGCTGGTCATGCACATGTTCAAACCACAATGCAAATGTACATTCATCCTTCTGACGAAGATATTCGCAAAGATTGGGAAAAAGCTGAAGAAAAAATGAGACTAAAAAAGGTGAGGATAAATGAATAGTATTTTCATACTACAACAAACTAATGAAAAATTATATGAAATGTATGAATTTTTACGTGGATACTGGGAACAGGATATTTGGAACCTTAAAGATGATGTTTTTTCTGAATACAGGAAGACATCAAGTCGAGTCGATATAAAATATAAGAAAATTAATTTTAGCTTTTTTAATTCTAGCCTAAAATTAGAGCTAAAATACTTTTTAAAATACAGACTTACAAATAGCATAGTAACAATTGATACCATTTATAAATACAGTCAGGTGTTTAGAAGACTTTCTGACTTCTTTCAAAAACAATATCCAGATTTAAATAGTTTTATTGAGTTAGATCTTAGTAAAACCTCTATTCAACTACGAACATACCTAGCTGATTTGGGAATAAAGACTTATAAATTTTATAGTTATCTTATTAGTCAAATAGTACCGTTTTATCAAAACTTTTATGATGATAGAAATGAGTTTGAAAAGGATACTTGGGATTTTAGAAAAATTGTAGCAGCAAGATATTCTACTGATAGATGCCATTATTATCTACACTTTTCAGATGTTCCTTTAATATATCGCCAAACAGTAAAAAATTATATGAAAATGCGTATAAGCAAATGCTCCCATGCACAGTGTTGCAGGGATGTAAGAACAATAAGAACGTTTTTACAATTTATTTATCAAAAATATCCTTTATGGAATGATTTAAAATCATTATCTAGAAAAGACATGGAAGATTACTTTAGTCATTTGCGTAATTTTACAGAGGGGAATCAAAAAAAAGAATTAGAGTATTTAATGTTTCTTAAAACTTTTCT
This window of the Clostridium kluyveri DSM 555 genome carries:
- a CDS encoding tyrosine-type recombinase/integrase, encoding MRVEALITGKGKERYMLVDDKGEPVEVVLKYIRYKDNAGAARNTLRAYCYHLKLFFQFLDQESLDYRDIGLDEMASFMRWLQNPYGSLKVSPIALATSTRTAQTINIVLSTVIGFYDYIMRHEDYSVQLSVRLKRQISGSHRGFKNFLYHINKDRSYDRKILKLKAPKSKPKTISKEKVGILMDACSNIRDKFLIQLLWESSIRIGEALALWLEDFQIDAGKIHIRDRGELSNHAEIKTVCSPRTIDVSSDLMNFYMDYIAEYHTDEVDTNHVFIKFSGENKYQPLEYQDVVSLFNRLKSKTGIDVSPHILRHTSLTELRRAGWRDEHLMKRAGHAHVQTTMQMYIHPSDEDIRKDWEKAEEKMRLKKVRINE